In one window of Pseudochaenichthys georgianus chromosome 5, fPseGeo1.2, whole genome shotgun sequence DNA:
- the rpn1 gene encoding dolichyl-diphosphooligosaccharide--protein glycosyltransferase subunit 1: protein MARKTPVLAACLLLLLAAVGSEVSADGLVYEDVKRTVDLSTHLAKITAEIVLSNQGPSAAHNFILAIEAELVPNLAYIGASVKGDEEDDGTLELQQTTIQGQSGAFYKVQLPSSLAPGAQLKAKLEMTFSHVLQPFPSQITQAERQLVVFQGNHYMYSPYPIRSQTTRVRLASKTVESYSKLGNPSKNDEIIEYGPFRDMAPFSEDTLKIHYENNSPFLTISNIVRTIEVSHWGNIAVEETINLRHTGAVLKGPFSRYDYQRQSDSGISSVKSFKTILPASAQDVYYRDEIGNISTSHLQVLDDSVEVEVRPRFPLFGGWKTHYMIGYNLPSYEYLYTLGDQYSLKMRLVDHVYDDQVIDFLTVKIILPEGARNIQMDTPYKIDRKPNQLHYTYLDTFGRPVLVASKSNLVEHHIQDVMVHYNFNRILMLQEPLLVVAAFYILFFTVIIYVRLDFAITKDPAAEVRMKVASITEQVLTLVNKRLGLYRHMDEVVNRYKQSRDTGALNSGRKTLEADHRNLTNEISSLQARLKAEGSDLSDKVGEVQKLDGQVKELVCRSSQEAERLVAGKVKKEAYIESEKTLSGKRQELVGRIDSLLDAL, encoded by the exons ATGGCTCGAAAGACGCCGGTTCTCGCAGCatgcctgctgctgcttctggcCGCTGTGGGCTCGGAGGTTTCTGCTGACGGGTTGGTTTACGAGGACGTGAAAAGAACCGTGGACCTGAGCACTCATCTGGCTAAGATCACGGCGGAGATCGTGCTTTCCAACCAGGGACCCTCCGCCGCTCATAACTTCATATTAGCGATAGAGGCTGAACTAGTCCCGAACCTGGCGTACATCGGAGCTTCG GTAAAGGGTGATGAGGAGGATGATGGCACACTTGAACTCCAACAGACAACAATTCAGGGCCAAAG TGGGGCTTTCTACAAAGTGCAGCTGCCCTCCAGTCTGGCACCGGGGGCTCAGCTGAAAGCGAAGTTGGAGATGACCTTCAGCCACGTCCTGCAGCCCTTCCCCTCTCAGATCACCCAGGCCGAGCGCCAGCTGGTGGTCTTCCAGGGGAACCACTACATGTACTCCCCTTACCCCATCCGCAGCCAGACCACACGCGTCCGCCTGGCCTCCAAAACTGTGGAGTCCTACTCCAAGCTGGGTAACCCGAGCAAGAACGATGAGATCATCGAGTACGGACCTTTCCGCGACATGGCTCCGTTCAGCGAG GATACATTGAAGATCCATTACGAGAACAACTCGCCCTTCCTCACCATCAGCAACATCGTCCGCACCATTGAGGTCTCTCACTGGGGTAACATCGCTGTGGAGGAGACCATCAACCTGAGGCACACAGGGGCCGTCCTGAAGGGGCCCTTCTCACGCTACGACTATCAGCGCCAATCAGACAGCGGCATCTCATCTGTCAAATCCTTTAAG ACTATCCTCCCTGCATCGGCCCAGGACGTCTACTACAGAGACGAGATTGGAAACATCTCTACCTCCCACCTGCAGGTTCTGGATGACTCTGTGGAGGTGGAGGTCCGGCCTCGCTTCCCCTTGTTCGGCGGCTGGAAGACCCACTACATGATTGGCTACAATCTGCCCAGCTACGAGTACCTCTACACCCTGG GTGACCAGTATTCTCTGAAGATGAGACTAGTTGACCATGTGTACGATGACCAGGTGATTGACTTCCTCACTGTGAAAATCATCCTCCCAGAGGGGGCCAG AAACATCCAAATGGATACACCCTACAAAATAGATCGCAAGCCAAACCAGCTGCATTATACATATCTGGATACCTTTGGCCGGCCCGTGCTGGTGGCCAGCAAGAGCAACCTGGTGGAGCATCACATCCAGGACGTTATG GTTCATTATAACTTCAACAGGATCCTCATGCTGCAGGAGCCTCTCCTGGTTGTAGCAGCCTTCTACATCCTCTTCTTCACTGTCATCATATATGTCCGCCTGGACTTCGCCATCACAAAG GACCCTGCGGCTGAGGTGCGTATGAAGGTGGCCTCCATCACAGAGCAGGTTCTGACTCTGGTCAACAAGCGTCTGGGTCTGTACCGCCACATGGACGAGGTGGTGAACCGCTATAAGCAATCTCGAGACACGGGCGCGCTAAATAGCGGGCGGAAAACCCTGGAGGCGGACCACCGCAACCTGACCAATGAGATCAGCTCCCTGCAGGCCCGCCTCAAAGCCGAGGGATCTGACTTGTCCGATAAG gtcGGGGAGGTGCAGAAGCTGGACGGCCAGGTGAAGGAGCTGGTGTGCCGCTCCAGCCAGGAGGcggagcgtctggtggccgggaaGGTGAAGAAGGAGGCTTACATCGAGAGCGAGAAGACGCTGAGCGGCAAGAGACAAGAGCTGGTCGGCCGCATCGACAGTCTGCTGGACGCCCTCTAA